Proteins encoded within one genomic window of Amycolatopsis sp. 2-15:
- a CDS encoding DUF3558 family protein — protein sequence MGFRGVRAAVAGAGVAAVVAGCTVRVGGVAEPVPGQGPVQQVVDACSLVDQQQADALGYRGPGKGQAASEKLRTPAMCLWSSKDDSAALTILTVGWAVDQSLDDYLQGAVVKAPPFASGGFQWTRYGSFIPGSCDLYTTLGPKSYAFVSVSNPDETKACDAAKQAVPQVAAHLPGGQPAPQITPTAPSSAAPPSGPLVGLDPCTLLKPDQAASLHVAPQGEKQNSSVVPNAVFCLWDDTDGDRGQKAFEVWLGPDLPMTQWPGMDVPPVSTIEADGHHWSIFGNFNDSGGVNCGAGLAVTPTSSIQIVSGYLDDPSKACDAVKAGVPLVSGNLPD from the coding sequence ATGGGGTTCAGGGGAGTCCGGGCGGCCGTGGCCGGGGCCGGAGTGGCCGCGGTGGTGGCCGGGTGCACGGTGCGGGTCGGGGGCGTCGCGGAGCCGGTGCCCGGGCAGGGGCCCGTGCAGCAGGTCGTGGACGCGTGTTCGCTGGTCGACCAGCAGCAGGCCGACGCGCTGGGCTACCGCGGGCCCGGGAAGGGGCAGGCGGCGAGCGAGAAGCTGCGCACGCCCGCGATGTGCCTGTGGAGCAGCAAGGACGACAGCGCGGCGTTGACCATCCTCACCGTCGGCTGGGCGGTGGACCAGTCGCTGGACGACTACCTCCAGGGCGCCGTGGTGAAGGCCCCGCCCTTCGCGTCCGGCGGGTTCCAGTGGACGCGCTACGGCTCGTTCATCCCCGGCAGCTGCGACCTCTACACCACGCTCGGCCCGAAGTCCTACGCGTTCGTGAGCGTGTCCAACCCGGACGAGACCAAGGCGTGCGACGCGGCGAAGCAGGCGGTGCCGCAGGTTGCCGCGCACCTGCCGGGTGGGCAGCCCGCGCCGCAGATCACGCCGACGGCTCCGAGCAGTGCGGCGCCGCCGAGCGGGCCGCTGGTGGGCCTGGACCCGTGCACGCTGCTGAAGCCCGACCAAGCCGCGTCGCTGCACGTGGCGCCGCAGGGTGAGAAGCAGAACTCCAGCGTTGTGCCCAACGCGGTGTTCTGCCTGTGGGACGACACCGACGGCGATCGCGGCCAGAAGGCCTTCGAGGTGTGGCTCGGCCCCGACCTGCCGATGACGCAGTGGCCGGGCATGGACGTGCCGCCGGTCTCGACCATCGAGGCCGACGGTCACCACTGGTCGATCTTCGGCAACTTCAACGACTCCGGCGGCGTCAACTGCGGAGCCGGGTTGGCCGTCACGCCGACGTCGTCGATCCAGATCGTGTCGGGTTATCTCGACGACCCCTCGAAGGCGTGCGACGCCGTCAAGGCGGGAGTTCCCCTGGTGTCGGGGAACCTCCCGGACTGA
- the serS gene encoding serine--tRNA ligase translates to MIDPRTLREDPEAVRASQRARGEDEGVVDKLLGFDSRRRSAIANADKLRAEQKSVSKLVPKAAPDEKASLLTRAKELSAQVKAAEVEQTEASEEFDQLFRTVPNLVHPDAPVGGEDDFTVLKTVGEPTKFDFEPRDHLDLMEGLGAVDMERGVKVSGSRFYFLSGVGAQLQLGLLNMAIAQALENGFTPMITPSLVRPEIMAGTGFLGAHDSEVYRLRDDDLYLVGTSEVPLAGFHADEILELGDGARRYAGWSSCYRREAGSYGKDTRGIIRVHQFDKVEMFVYTTPAEAEAEHQRLLGWEEQMLAKIEVPYRVIDTATGDLGTSAHRKFDCEAWVPTQETYRELTSTSNCTTFQARRLSVRYRDDNGKPQIAATLNGTLATTRWIVAIVENHQQADGSVRVPEALRPFVGGREVLEPMKKR, encoded by the coding sequence GTGATTGACCCCAGGACTCTGCGCGAAGACCCGGAAGCCGTGCGCGCGTCGCAGCGTGCCCGTGGTGAGGACGAAGGAGTGGTCGACAAGCTGCTCGGCTTCGACTCCCGCCGCCGCTCCGCGATCGCCAACGCCGACAAGCTGCGGGCCGAGCAGAAGTCCGTGAGCAAGCTCGTCCCGAAGGCCGCCCCCGACGAGAAGGCTTCGCTGCTCACGCGCGCAAAGGAGCTGTCCGCCCAGGTCAAGGCCGCCGAAGTCGAGCAGACGGAGGCATCGGAGGAGTTCGACCAGCTCTTCCGCACCGTGCCGAACCTGGTGCACCCCGACGCGCCCGTCGGCGGCGAAGACGACTTCACCGTGCTCAAGACCGTCGGCGAGCCCACGAAGTTCGACTTCGAGCCGCGCGACCACCTGGACCTCATGGAGGGCCTCGGCGCCGTCGACATGGAGCGCGGCGTCAAGGTGTCGGGCTCGCGGTTCTACTTCCTCAGCGGTGTCGGCGCGCAGTTGCAGCTCGGGCTGCTCAACATGGCCATCGCGCAGGCGCTCGAAAACGGCTTCACGCCGATGATCACGCCCTCGCTGGTGCGCCCGGAGATCATGGCCGGCACCGGTTTCCTCGGCGCCCACGACTCCGAGGTCTACCGCCTGCGCGACGACGACCTGTACCTCGTCGGCACCTCCGAGGTCCCCCTCGCCGGCTTCCACGCCGACGAGATCCTCGAGCTCGGCGACGGCGCGCGCCGCTACGCCGGCTGGTCGTCGTGCTACCGCCGCGAGGCCGGCTCGTACGGCAAGGACACCCGCGGCATCATCCGCGTGCACCAGTTCGACAAGGTCGAGATGTTCGTCTACACGACGCCCGCCGAGGCCGAGGCCGAACACCAGCGCCTGCTCGGCTGGGAAGAGCAGATGCTCGCCAAGATCGAGGTGCCCTACCGCGTCATCGACACGGCCACGGGCGACCTCGGCACGTCCGCCCACCGCAAGTTCGACTGCGAGGCCTGGGTGCCCACGCAGGAGACCTACCGAGAGCTGACGTCCACCTCCAACTGCACCACCTTCCAGGCCCGCCGCCTGTCCGTGCGCTACCGCGACGACAACGGCAAGCCCCAGATCGCCGCCACCCTCAACGGCACGCTGGCCACCACGCGCTGGATCGTCGCGATCGTGGAGAACCACCAGCAGGCCGACGGCTCGGTGCGCGTGCCCGAGGCCCTGCGTCCCTTCGTCGGCGGGCGCGAGGTGCTGGAGCCTATGAAGAAGCGCTGA
- a CDS encoding aspartate aminotransferase family protein, which produces MTDELLARHRAVLPSWMALFYDEPIEIVHAQDRRVTDSSGRTYLDFFAGVLTNSMGYDVAEISDAVRKQLDTGVLHTSTLYLIRSQVELAERIAALSGIPDAKVFFTNSGSEANDTALMLATQYRGSNQVLAMRNSYHGRSFGTIAITGNRGWSASSLSPVKVNYVHGGYRYRSPFRDLSDAAYIDACVADLVDILETATSGDVACLVAEPIQGVGGFSLPPDGLFKAMKEVLDSYGILFVSDEVQTGWGRTGSHFWGIQSHDVVPDLMTFAKGLGNGLAIGGVVGRGDVVDAINAQSISTFGGNPVAMAGATAVLDYIKDHDLQANCAARGSQLLSGLRAASNPLIGEVRGKGLMVGIELVEPGTTTPHPAAAKQMLEETRARGVLIGKGGLHNNVLRLGPPMTLTEAEAQEGLDILVDALAATHAALS; this is translated from the coding sequence ATGACCGACGAGCTGCTCGCCCGGCACCGAGCGGTGTTGCCGTCCTGGATGGCGCTGTTCTACGACGAGCCGATCGAGATCGTCCACGCGCAGGACCGGCGCGTGACCGACTCCAGCGGCCGCACGTACCTCGACTTCTTCGCCGGCGTGCTCACCAACTCCATGGGCTACGACGTCGCCGAGATCAGCGACGCCGTGCGCAAGCAGCTCGACACCGGCGTGCTGCACACGTCCACGCTGTACCTGATCCGTTCGCAGGTGGAGCTCGCCGAGCGGATCGCCGCGCTGTCGGGCATCCCGGACGCGAAGGTCTTCTTCACCAACTCCGGCAGCGAAGCCAACGACACCGCGCTGATGCTCGCCACGCAGTACCGCGGCAGCAACCAGGTCCTGGCGATGCGCAACTCGTACCACGGCCGGTCCTTCGGCACGATCGCCATCACGGGCAACCGCGGGTGGTCCGCGTCGTCGCTTTCGCCGGTGAAGGTCAACTACGTACACGGCGGCTACCGCTACCGCAGCCCGTTCCGCGACCTGTCGGACGCGGCCTACATCGACGCCTGCGTGGCCGACCTCGTCGACATCCTCGAGACGGCCACCTCCGGCGACGTCGCCTGCCTGGTCGCCGAGCCGATCCAGGGCGTCGGCGGCTTCTCGCTGCCGCCGGACGGCCTGTTCAAGGCCATGAAGGAGGTGCTGGATTCCTACGGCATCCTGTTCGTCTCCGACGAAGTCCAGACGGGCTGGGGCCGCACGGGCTCGCACTTCTGGGGCATCCAGTCCCACGACGTCGTGCCCGACCTCATGACCTTCGCGAAGGGCCTCGGCAACGGCCTGGCCATCGGCGGCGTCGTCGGCCGCGGCGACGTCGTGGACGCCATCAACGCCCAGTCCATCTCGACGTTCGGCGGCAACCCCGTCGCCATGGCCGGCGCGACGGCGGTACTGGACTACATCAAGGACCACGACCTGCAGGCCAACTGCGCCGCTCGAGGTTCGCAGCTGCTCTCCGGCCTGCGCGCCGCTTCGAACCCGTTGATCGGCGAGGTCCGCGGCAAGGGCCTGATGGTCGGCATCGAACTCGTCGAGCCCGGCACCACCACCCCGCACCCGGCGGCCGCCAAGCAGATGCTGGAGGAAACCCGCGCCCGCGGCGTCCTCATCGGCAAGGGCGGGCTGCACAACAACGTCCTCCGCCTGGGCCCCCCGATGACCCTCACGGAAGCCGAGGCGCAGGAGGGCCTGGACATCCTGGTGGACGCACTGGCGGCCACCCACGCCGCTCTCTCCTGA
- a CDS encoding haloalkane dehalogenase: protein MRLLRTPEDRFADLPEFPYEPRYAELADPDGGLIRVGYVEAGPADGPPVLLLHGEPSWSYLYRKMLPVLAAAGLRAIAPDLVGFGRSDKPGDIVDHTYARHVSWMRGFAFDALGLSGVTLVGQDWGGLIGLRLVAENPSRFAGVVAANTGLPTGDQDMPEVWHQFRAAVENAQVLDIGRFIQSGCRSVLPAEVRAAYDAPFPNEMYKAGPRAMPGLVPYRPDNPASDANRAAWKTLSSLDLPFLVAFSDGDPITGAMGPILQRTMPGAAGRTHPVIAGAGHFLQEDAGEELAEQVARFVRG from the coding sequence GTGCGACTGCTCAGGACGCCGGAAGACCGGTTCGCGGACCTGCCCGAGTTCCCCTACGAGCCGCGGTACGCGGAGCTCGCCGACCCCGACGGTGGCCTGATCAGAGTCGGGTACGTCGAGGCCGGCCCCGCCGACGGACCACCCGTGCTGCTCCTGCACGGCGAGCCCAGCTGGTCGTACCTGTACCGCAAGATGCTGCCGGTTCTCGCCGCGGCGGGCCTGCGCGCGATCGCGCCGGATCTTGTGGGGTTCGGCCGATCGGACAAGCCGGGCGACATCGTGGACCACACGTATGCGCGGCACGTGTCGTGGATGCGGGGGTTCGCCTTCGACGCGTTGGGGCTGTCCGGTGTCACGTTGGTCGGCCAGGACTGGGGCGGCCTGATCGGGCTGCGGCTGGTGGCGGAGAACCCTTCGCGGTTCGCCGGCGTGGTCGCGGCGAACACCGGGCTGCCGACGGGTGATCAGGACATGCCTGAGGTGTGGCACCAGTTCCGGGCCGCGGTGGAGAACGCGCAGGTGCTGGACATCGGGCGCTTCATCCAGTCGGGCTGCCGGTCGGTGCTGCCCGCCGAGGTTCGCGCGGCGTATGACGCGCCGTTCCCGAACGAGATGTACAAGGCCGGGCCGCGGGCCATGCCGGGGCTGGTTCCGTATCGGCCGGACAACCCGGCTTCGGACGCCAACCGGGCCGCGTGGAAGACGTTGTCTTCGCTGGACCTGCCGTTCCTGGTCGCCTTCTCCGACGGCGACCCGATCACGGGGGCGATGGGGCCGATCCTGCAGCGAACCATGCCGGGCGCGGCCGGCCGGACGCATCCGGTGATCGCCGGGGCGGGGCATTTTCTGCAGGAAGACGCGGGTGAGGAGCTGGCGGAGCAGGTGGCGAGGTTCGTGCGCGGCTGA
- a CDS encoding DUF350 domain-containing protein yields MTTTLALSDTFGSDLLRGVGAILLYGVVGLLLMFAGFWAIDWTTPGKLSQLVHRGLPNAVIVTASGLLSMAFIVVVAIFNSASDLTEGLITSLVYGLLGIIVQVIAVRLLEWATRIDVGSTIESEKFAPASIVVAAAHIGLGLVVAVGIS; encoded by the coding sequence GTGACCACGACCCTTGCGCTGTCCGACACGTTCGGCTCCGACCTCCTGCGCGGAGTCGGTGCGATCCTGTTGTACGGCGTCGTCGGCCTCCTGCTGATGTTCGCCGGCTTCTGGGCGATCGACTGGACGACCCCGGGCAAGCTCTCGCAGCTCGTGCACCGCGGCCTGCCCAACGCGGTGATCGTGACCGCGTCCGGGCTGCTGTCGATGGCGTTCATCGTGGTCGTCGCGATCTTCAACTCGGCCAGCGACCTCACCGAGGGCCTGATCACGTCGCTGGTCTACGGCCTGCTCGGCATCATCGTGCAGGTGATCGCCGTGCGGCTGCTCGAGTGGGCCACCCGCATCGACGTCGGCTCCACGATCGAGAGCGAGAAGTTCGCGCCGGCGAGCATCGTCGTCGCCGCGGCGCACATCGGTCTTGGCCTCGTGGTGGCGGTCGGTATTTCCTGA